The Castor canadensis chromosome 13, mCasCan1.hap1v2, whole genome shotgun sequence genome has a window encoding:
- the LOC141415453 gene encoding olfactory receptor 1J21-like — MKRDNQSSVSEFILLGLPILPEEQGMLYALFLAMYLTTVLGNLLIRLDSHLHTPMYFFLSHLAFTDISFSSVTAPKMLMNMLAHSKSISYAGCISQVFFFLMFADIDSFLLTSVAYDRYVAICHPLHYTRIMTQSLCFLLLLVSWVLSCASALEHTLLLAHLSSCGDDTLPHFFCDLSALLKPSSSHTTINDLVSLTIGVVIITVPFICILISYGHIGATILRTPSIKGICKALSTCDSHLSVVSLYYGAITVLYFFPSSSNSNEKDVIVAVLYTLVTPMLSPSIYSLWNCNMKGALKNLLAEDHFQCSFYCVSF; from the coding sequence ATGAAGAGAGATAATCAGAGCAGTGTGTCTGAATTCATCCTCCTGGGGCTCCCCATCCTGCCAGAGGAGCAAGGCATGCTCTATGCCCTGTTCCTGGCCATGTACCTGACCACAGTGCTGGGGAACCTGCTCATCAGGCTGGACtctcacctccacacccccatgtacttcttcctcagccACCTGGCCTTCACTGACATCTCTTTCTCATCAGTCACAGCTCCAAAGATGCTGATGAATATGCTGGCACACAGTAAATCCATCTCCTATGCTGGGTGCATTTCCCAggtgttctttttcttaatgtttgCAGACATTGACAGTTTCCTCCTTACCTCTGTGGCTTATGATAGATATGTGGCCATTTGTCACCCCCTGCACTATACAAGAATTATGACTCAGAGTTTATGTTTCCTGCTACTTCTTGTGTCCTGGGTCTTATCCTGTGCCAGTGCCCTTGAGCACACCCTCCTCCTAGCCCATCTGTCTTCTTGTGGAGACGATACTCTACCTCACTTCTTCTGTGACCTCTCTGCCTTACTTAAGCCGTCCAGTTCACACACCACAATAAATGATCTGGTTAGTCTCACTATAGGAGTAGTGATCATTACTGTGCCATTCATATGCATTCTGATCTCTTATGGCCACATTGGGGCCACCATCCTGAGAACCCCCTCCATCAAGGGAATCTGCAAAGCCTTGTCCACATGTGACTCTCACCTCTCTGTAGTTTCTTTGTACTATGGAGCAATTActgttctttacttttttccctcGTCCAGTAACTCTAATGAAAAGGATGTCATCGTGGCTGTGTTGTACACTCTGGTCACGCCCATGCTAAGTCCCTCTATCTACAGTCTGTGGAATTGCAATATGAAAGGAGCTCTGAAAAACCTACTTGCAGAGGACCATTTTCAATGTAGTTTCTATTGCGTTTCTTTTTAA